The DNA region ACGCCACGGCGGACTACGACCTGTTTGCCGATGTGCAGGAGTATTACAAGCTCTTCTATCACTGCGACATCACCCGGGCCCAGTATGACGTCTTGGTAGCAAACTCCATCGGAAAATAAAAAAGGAGGGGGACTGCCTGAGGCAGTCCCCCAATATAATTCTATTCAGCCGTTTCAGTCTGCAAACAGGGGAGTGGAGAGATAGCGGTCGCCGGTGTCAGGCAGCAGGGCCACAATGGTCTTGCCCTTGTTCTCCGGGCGCTTTGCCAGCTGGATGGCGGCCCACACGGCGGCGCCGGAGGAGATGCCCACCAGCACGCCCTCCTTCTTGCCGATGAGCTTGCCGGTGGCGAAGGCATCGTCGTTTTCCACGGGGATGATCTCGTCGTAGACCTTGGTATCCAGCACATCCGGCACAAAGCCTGCGCCGATGCCCTGAATCTTGTGGCTTCCGGACACACCCTTGCTCAGCACCGGGGAGGCGGCAGGCTCCACAGCCACCACCTTCACATGGGGGTTCCGGCTCTTGAGATACTCGCCTATGCCGGTAACGGTGCCGCCGGTGCCTACGCCGGCCACGAAGATGTCCACCTTGCCGTCGGTGTCCTCCCAGATCTCAGGGCCGGTGGTGGCCTTGTGAACGGCGGGGTTGGCGGGGTTTACAAACTGGCCGGGGATGAAGCTGTTCGGGATCTCCTTGGCCAACTCGTCAGCCTTGGCGATGGCACCCTTCATGCCCTTGGCACCCTCGGAGAGCACCAGCTCCGCGCCGTAGGCCTTCATCAGCTGACGGCGCTCCACGCTCATGGTCTCGGGCATGACGATGATGATGCGATAGCCCCGGGCGGCGGCTACGGAGGCCAGGCC from Vescimonas fastidiosa includes:
- the cysK gene encoding cysteine synthase A; this translates as MSKIFTSADQLIGKTPLLELVHIEKAQGLEAKVLGKLEYFNPAGSVKDRIAKAMIDDAEQKGLLKPGSVIIEPTSGNTGIGLASVAAARGYRIIIVMPETMSVERRQLMKAYGAELVLSEGAKGMKGAIAKADELAKEIPNSFIPGQFVNPANPAVHKATTGPEIWEDTDGKVDIFVAGVGTGGTVTGIGEYLKSRNPHVKVVAVEPAASPVLSKGVSGSHKIQGIGAGFVPDVLDTKVYDEIIPVENDDAFATGKLIGKKEGVLVGISSGAAVWAAIQLAKRPENKGKTIVALLPDTGDRYLSTPLFAD